A window of Corallococcus macrosporus DSM 14697 contains these coding sequences:
- a CDS encoding sigma-54-dependent transcriptional regulator: MVDDELSMREYLELLLQREGYSVTSVAGVKAACDLLALDGVDLVISDLKLGTGSGLDVLRAARARTAAPEVVLITAYGTPSAAVEAMREGAYDYICKPFDNEELRLLVQKALEKRSLREENTGLRARLFPGLDGAVGQSARMQAVWSLVEKVASGRSTVLVTGESGTGKELVARAIHMRGSRAARPFLPFNCAALNEGTLESELFGHVKGAFTGATHDRSGLLVAAGDGTVMLDEVGEMPLATQVKLLRVLQERKVKPVGSAAEIPFQARVIAATNRRLEAEVKAGRFREDLFYRLNVITVELPPLRERSGDISLLAGYFLSRMAEELGRPGLRFAPETLALLERYPFPGNVRQLQNMVERAATLSDSDLLGPSTLPPAVRGVSEPAARTAEGGEPGLGAGFNLERHLDDSERRYLLAAMKQAGGVKTRAAELLGLSFRSFRYRLAKHGLTDELEPGGPSDA, encoded by the coding sequence GTGGTCGACGATGAGCTTTCCATGCGCGAGTACCTCGAACTGCTGCTTCAGCGGGAAGGGTACTCCGTGACGAGCGTGGCCGGGGTGAAGGCCGCTTGCGACCTGCTCGCCCTGGATGGGGTCGACCTGGTCATCTCCGACTTGAAGCTCGGAACCGGCAGCGGGCTCGACGTACTTCGTGCCGCACGCGCCCGTACCGCCGCGCCGGAGGTGGTGCTCATCACCGCCTACGGAACGCCTTCGGCCGCGGTGGAGGCGATGCGCGAGGGTGCGTACGACTACATCTGCAAGCCCTTCGATAACGAGGAGTTGCGGCTCCTCGTGCAGAAGGCGCTCGAGAAGCGCTCGCTGCGAGAGGAGAACACGGGGCTTCGTGCTCGCCTCTTTCCAGGGCTCGATGGCGCGGTGGGGCAGAGCGCCCGGATGCAGGCCGTCTGGTCCTTGGTGGAGAAGGTGGCTTCCGGTCGCAGCACCGTGCTGGTGACTGGGGAGAGCGGTACAGGCAAGGAGTTGGTGGCGCGTGCCATCCACATGCGTGGAAGCCGGGCTGCCAGGCCCTTCCTGCCGTTCAATTGTGCCGCCCTGAACGAGGGGACGCTGGAGAGTGAGCTCTTCGGGCACGTGAAAGGCGCATTCACGGGGGCCACCCATGACCGTTCAGGCTTGCTGGTCGCGGCGGGCGACGGCACGGTCATGTTGGATGAGGTCGGGGAGATGCCGCTGGCGACCCAGGTGAAGCTGCTCCGGGTTCTCCAGGAGCGGAAGGTGAAGCCCGTGGGCAGCGCGGCGGAGATTCCCTTCCAGGCGCGGGTCATTGCCGCAACGAACCGACGGCTCGAGGCGGAGGTGAAGGCCGGGCGGTTTCGAGAGGACCTCTTCTACCGCCTCAATGTGATCACGGTGGAGCTGCCCCCCCTGCGCGAGCGCTCTGGAGACATTTCGCTCCTGGCGGGCTACTTCCTGTCGCGGATGGCGGAGGAACTGGGGCGGCCAGGCCTGCGGTTCGCACCTGAGACGCTGGCGTTGCTGGAGCGTTATCCATTCCCCGGCAACGTGCGGCAGTTGCAGAACATGGTGGAACGGGCCGCGACCTTGTCCGACTCGGACCTGCTTGGGCCTTCGACGCTCCCGCCTGCGGTGCGGGGCGTTTCTGAACCCGCTGCGCGGACTGCGGAGGGGGGCGAGCCCGGGCTCGGGGCCGGCTTCAATCTGGAGCGCCATCTGGATGACAGCGAGCGGCGCTATCTGCTGGCGGCCATGAAGCAGGCGGGAGGCGTGAAGACCCGGGCCGCGGAGCTGCTCGGCCTCTCGTTCCGTTCATTCCGCTACCGGCTGGCCAAGCACGGCCTGACGGATGAACTGGAGCCCGGGGGACCCTCCGATGCGTAG
- a CDS encoding two-component system sensor histidine kinase NtrB translates to MVLFRTVAASLSLVITLVRLHLQPSQELSRADSLSLAVIIIAYVSTLVVGLRLRRGRGGLSDAWVQVVGDVVIATGLVYLSGGADSPLTFLYSLSVIGAAVVLDRRGALWAAAASVLCFATLVVGARFLGNAPGGLMPPTRVMFVLGSNALALVLIAVLAGYLSRQLSVAGGALSAREADLQRLGRLQQQILSSMPSGLVTCDAGRRITYVNPAGSLILQVDAGQVVGTDLEALLPGVLGLAPRSPRSELVVGRGLKRRILGLSVTPLDGETDALLMVFQDLTQLRRMEDDLKRADRLASLGALSAQLAHELRNPLASMRGSAQLLAQDAQDATGQKLTNILIREADRLARLVEDFLRFARPPTPVLQQVALASLLTETVDMLRVDPLARDVRVEMATPEAMSVSVDPDQLRQVLINLVRNAFQAAGPRGHVKVALTRAENEARIRIWDSGGGITEEMMGHLFEPFFTTRDGGTGLGLSTAHSIIRAHGGAIRVRSNPEEGTEFVVGLPL, encoded by the coding sequence CTGGTGCTGTTCCGGACGGTGGCCGCGAGTCTGTCGCTCGTCATCACCCTCGTGCGGCTGCACTTGCAGCCGAGTCAGGAACTGAGCAGGGCTGATAGCCTGTCGCTTGCGGTCATCATCATCGCGTACGTCTCGACGCTGGTGGTGGGACTGAGGCTGCGGCGCGGGCGTGGTGGGCTCAGCGATGCCTGGGTGCAGGTCGTTGGCGACGTTGTCATCGCCACTGGGCTGGTCTACCTCAGTGGTGGTGCGGACTCGCCCCTGACGTTCCTCTACAGTTTGTCCGTCATCGGCGCAGCCGTCGTGCTGGATCGGCGCGGTGCGCTCTGGGCCGCCGCAGCGTCCGTGTTGTGCTTCGCCACGCTCGTCGTGGGAGCGCGGTTCCTGGGAAATGCCCCTGGGGGCTTGATGCCTCCGACCCGGGTGATGTTCGTCCTGGGGAGCAACGCACTGGCGCTGGTGCTCATCGCGGTGTTGGCGGGCTATCTGTCTCGTCAGCTCTCCGTCGCCGGTGGCGCCCTGTCCGCGCGCGAGGCGGACCTCCAGCGGTTGGGGCGCCTGCAGCAACAGATTCTGTCCTCCATGCCGTCGGGACTTGTGACGTGTGATGCGGGGCGACGCATCACTTATGTCAATCCCGCGGGCTCCCTGATTCTCCAGGTGGACGCCGGTCAGGTGGTCGGGACGGACTTGGAGGCGCTCCTGCCTGGCGTGCTCGGGTTGGCTCCTCGCTCACCTCGAAGTGAGCTGGTGGTGGGCAGGGGGCTGAAGCGGCGCATCCTGGGGCTGTCCGTGACGCCACTCGACGGAGAGACTGATGCCCTGCTCATGGTGTTCCAGGACCTCACCCAGCTCCGGCGAATGGAGGATGACCTCAAGCGCGCGGATCGGTTGGCGAGCCTGGGCGCACTCTCCGCGCAACTCGCGCATGAGTTGCGCAACCCGCTCGCGTCCATGCGTGGTTCAGCGCAGTTGCTGGCTCAGGATGCGCAGGACGCAACGGGCCAGAAGCTCACCAACATCTTGATTCGTGAGGCGGACCGACTCGCGCGCCTGGTGGAGGACTTTCTGCGCTTCGCGCGGCCGCCGACACCCGTGCTCCAGCAAGTGGCGCTGGCATCCTTGCTGACGGAGACGGTGGACATGCTCCGCGTGGACCCATTGGCTCGGGACGTGCGGGTCGAAATGGCCACGCCTGAGGCCATGTCGGTCTCCGTTGACCCGGACCAACTCCGTCAGGTGCTCATCAACCTGGTCCGCAACGCGTTTCAGGCCGCGGGGCCGCGCGGCCACGTGAAAGTGGCACTGACGCGGGCCGAGAACGAGGCGAGAATCCGCATCTGGGACTCGGGGGGGGGCATCACGGAGGAGATGATGGGGCACTTGTTCGAGCCGTTCTTCACGACGCGGGATGGTGGCACGGGCCTGGGGTTGTCCACGGCGCACTCCATCATCCGGGCACATGGTGGTGCCATTCGCGTGAGGTCCAACCCCGAAGAGGGTACCGAGTTCGTGGTGGGGTTGCCGCTGTGA
- a CDS encoding type II secretion system F family protein, with protein sequence MAAPAVKSASTPKKATAQFLWEAKTKSGESKKGEMEAMDVEAVNARLKSLGLNPVKVRRKGMLDGDISIPGLGGVEGKDILVFTRQFATMIDAGLPLVQCLDILASQMDNPAFKKVLIAIKGKVEQGSTFADALKEHPKVFDELYVQLCAAGEVGGILDAILNRLAAYREKNEKLKSKVKSAMTYPVIVILVAIGVTAVLLLKVTPVFEKMFADFGSELPGPTQMIVDFSHMAQEYFFHAAGSITAVVMAFSWSYRQPRGRKFWDKVFLFMPVFGPVLRKVAVARFTRTLGTMISSGVPILDALDVTAKTAGNRTVEDAIVYVRGKIAEGKNIAGPLAETKVFPSMVVQMIGVGEATGAMDTMLNKIADFYDDEVDAAINSLTAMIEPVLMVFLGGVVGGFLIGMYLPIFSLAGAIQ encoded by the coding sequence ATGGCAGCCCCAGCAGTGAAGTCGGCATCAACTCCCAAGAAGGCCACCGCCCAGTTCCTCTGGGAGGCGAAGACCAAGAGCGGGGAGTCCAAAAAGGGTGAGATGGAGGCGATGGACGTCGAGGCCGTCAACGCGCGCCTCAAGTCCCTTGGCCTGAACCCCGTCAAGGTCCGCAGGAAGGGCATGCTGGACGGGGACATCTCCATCCCCGGCCTGGGCGGCGTCGAAGGCAAGGACATCCTCGTCTTCACCCGTCAGTTCGCCACGATGATCGACGCCGGCCTGCCGCTGGTGCAGTGCCTCGACATCCTGGCCAGCCAGATGGACAACCCGGCCTTCAAGAAGGTGCTGATCGCCATCAAGGGCAAGGTCGAGCAGGGCAGCACCTTCGCGGACGCGCTGAAGGAGCACCCCAAGGTCTTCGACGAGCTCTACGTCCAGCTCTGCGCGGCGGGTGAGGTCGGCGGTATCCTCGACGCCATCCTCAACCGGCTCGCGGCGTACCGGGAGAAGAACGAGAAGCTCAAGTCGAAGGTCAAGAGCGCGATGACCTACCCGGTCATCGTCATCCTGGTGGCCATCGGCGTGACGGCGGTGCTGCTGCTGAAGGTGACGCCGGTCTTCGAGAAGATGTTCGCGGACTTCGGCTCGGAGCTGCCGGGGCCCACGCAGATGATCGTGGACTTCTCGCACATGGCGCAGGAGTACTTCTTCCACGCGGCAGGCTCGATTACCGCGGTGGTGATGGCCTTCTCCTGGAGCTACCGCCAGCCGCGTGGCCGGAAGTTCTGGGACAAGGTGTTCCTCTTCATGCCCGTGTTCGGTCCCGTGCTTCGGAAGGTGGCCGTGGCCCGGTTCACCCGTACGCTGGGCACCATGATTTCGTCGGGTGTTCCCATCCTGGACGCGCTCGATGTGACTGCGAAGACGGCCGGTAATCGGACGGTGGAGGATGCCATCGTCTACGTCCGCGGGAAGATCGCGGAGGGAAAGAACATCGCTGGGCCGCTGGCCGAGACGAAGGTGTTCCCGTCGATGGTGGTGCAGATGATTGGCGTCGGTGAGGCAACCGGTGCCATGGACACCATGCTCAACAAGATCGCCGACTTCTACGACGACGAGGTGGATGCGGCCATCAACAGCCTCACCGCGATGATTGAGCCCGTGCTCATGGTGTTCCTCGGCGGCGTGGTCGGTGGCTTCCTCATCGGCATGTATCTCCCCATCTTCTCGCTTGCCGGCGCCATCCAGTAG
- a CDS encoding type IV pilus twitching motility protein PilT — MANLHQLLKAMVEKGASDLHVTTGSPPQLRVDGELVPLKTAPLTPVETKQLCYSILTDAQKHKFEEDNELDLSFGVKGLSRFRANIFMQRGAVAAAFRTIPFKILTFQELGLPPVVAELVKKSRGLILVTGPTGSGKSTTLASMIDKINTERHEHIMTIEDPIEYLHPHKNCLVNQREVGADTRNFKTALKYILRQDPDIVLVGELRDLETIEAALTIAETGHICYATLHTNSAVQTINRVLDVFPPYQQPQVRAQLSFVLEGVMSQALVAKAGGPGRILALEVMVPNPAIRNLIREDKVHQIYSSMQVGQAKFGMQTFNQALAALLLRRLITQDEAFGRSTDPEELRNILATGGGTLPGMQRPGGGAGGR, encoded by the coding sequence GTGGCCAACCTGCACCAGCTCCTCAAGGCGATGGTCGAGAAGGGCGCTTCCGACCTCCACGTCACCACCGGCTCTCCGCCGCAGCTTCGCGTCGACGGCGAGCTCGTCCCCTTGAAGACGGCGCCGCTGACCCCGGTGGAGACGAAGCAGCTCTGCTACTCCATCCTCACGGACGCCCAGAAGCACAAGTTCGAGGAGGACAACGAGCTGGACCTGTCCTTCGGCGTGAAGGGCCTGTCGCGCTTCCGCGCGAACATCTTCATGCAGCGTGGCGCGGTCGCCGCGGCGTTCCGGACCATTCCCTTCAAGATCCTGACGTTCCAGGAGCTGGGCCTGCCGCCCGTCGTCGCGGAGCTGGTGAAGAAGTCGCGCGGGCTCATCCTGGTGACGGGCCCCACGGGCTCGGGCAAGTCCACCACGCTGGCCTCGATGATCGACAAGATCAACACCGAGCGTCATGAGCACATCATGACCATCGAGGACCCCATCGAGTACCTGCACCCGCACAAGAACTGCCTCGTGAATCAGCGCGAGGTGGGCGCGGACACGCGGAACTTCAAGACGGCCCTCAAGTACATCCTCCGCCAGGACCCGGACATCGTGCTCGTCGGCGAGCTCCGCGACCTGGAGACGATTGAAGCGGCGCTCACCATCGCGGAGACAGGCCACATCTGCTACGCGACGCTACATACCAATAGCGCGGTGCAGACCATCAACCGCGTGCTGGACGTGTTCCCGCCGTACCAGCAGCCGCAGGTCCGCGCGCAGCTCTCCTTCGTGTTGGAGGGCGTGATGAGCCAGGCGCTGGTGGCGAAGGCGGGCGGCCCCGGCCGCATCCTGGCGCTGGAGGTGATGGTGCCCAACCCCGCAATCCGGAACCTCATCCGCGAGGACAAGGTCCACCAGATCTACTCGTCCATGCAGGTCGGCCAGGCGAAGTTCGGCATGCAGACCTTCAACCAGGCCCTGGCGGCGCTGCTGCTGCGGCGGCTCATCACCCAGGACGAGGCCTTCGGCCGCTCCACCGACCCGGAGGAGCTGCGCAACATCCTGGCCACCGGCGGCGGGACCCTGCCCGGGATGCAGCGGCCAGGCGGGGGAGCGGGTGGTCGTTAG
- the pilB gene encoding type IV-A pilus assembly ATPase PilB, with translation MSGRLGELLVRENLISVQQLRKAQEEQQKNGTRIGTALVKTGAIEESKLTDFLSKQYGVPAINLKDFDVEPDIIKLVPKEVAEKHLVVPVNRAGPSLIVAMCDPSNIFAVDDLKFLTGYNIETVVASEVSIREAIERYYAEKGPSLEDIVGDVGDDIEVTKEEAENIDEMARAADDAPVVKLVNLILMDAIKKRASDIHVEPYEKDFRVRFRIDGVMYEVMRPPMKLRNAITSRLKIMASLDISERRLPQDGRIKIKMGGGKEMDFRVSVCPTLFGEKVVMRLLDKSNLQLDMTKLGFDAQPLAWFKEAIDRPYGMVLVTGPTGSGKTTTLYSALSSLNGVDTNISTAEDPVEFNFAGINQVQMHDDIGLNFAAALRSFLRQDPDIIMIGEIRDFETAEIGVKAALTGHLVLSTLHTNDAPGTVSRLLNMGIEPFLVTASLNLILAQRLARRLCPACKKPAENVDEQALIDAGVPPDKIGTFTMYEKVGCRDCNDRGYRGRVAIYEVMPFWDGLKELVINGASAAELKQEAIRLGMSSLRMSGLRKMMDGATTLEEVVGNTAPDRF, from the coding sequence ATGTCCGGTCGACTCGGTGAACTGCTGGTTCGCGAGAACCTCATCTCCGTGCAGCAGCTTCGCAAGGCCCAGGAAGAGCAGCAGAAGAACGGCACGCGCATCGGCACGGCGCTCGTCAAGACGGGCGCCATCGAGGAGTCGAAGCTGACCGACTTCCTCTCCAAGCAGTACGGCGTGCCGGCCATCAACCTGAAGGACTTCGACGTCGAGCCGGACATCATCAAGCTGGTGCCGAAGGAAGTGGCGGAGAAGCACCTGGTGGTGCCCGTCAACCGCGCGGGCCCGTCGCTCATCGTGGCCATGTGCGACCCGTCCAACATCTTCGCGGTGGACGACCTGAAGTTCCTCACCGGCTACAACATCGAGACGGTGGTCGCCTCCGAGGTCTCCATCCGCGAGGCCATCGAGCGCTACTACGCGGAGAAGGGCCCGTCGCTGGAGGACATCGTCGGCGACGTCGGTGACGACATCGAGGTCACCAAGGAAGAGGCGGAGAACATCGACGAGATGGCCCGGGCCGCGGACGACGCGCCCGTGGTCAAGCTGGTGAACCTCATCCTCATGGACGCCATCAAGAAGCGCGCGTCCGATATCCACGTCGAGCCCTACGAGAAGGACTTCCGCGTCCGCTTCCGCATCGACGGCGTGATGTACGAGGTGATGCGCCCGCCGATGAAGCTGCGCAACGCGATTACATCGCGTCTGAAGATCATGGCGTCGCTGGACATCTCCGAGCGGCGCCTGCCGCAGGACGGCCGCATCAAGATCAAGATGGGCGGCGGCAAGGAGATGGACTTCCGCGTGAGCGTGTGCCCCACGCTCTTCGGCGAGAAGGTCGTGATGCGTCTGCTCGACAAGAGCAACCTCCAGCTCGACATGACGAAGCTGGGCTTCGACGCGCAGCCGCTGGCGTGGTTCAAGGAGGCCATCGACCGTCCCTACGGCATGGTGCTGGTGACGGGCCCCACGGGCTCCGGCAAGACGACGACGCTGTACTCGGCGCTCTCCAGCCTCAACGGCGTGGACACGAACATCTCCACCGCGGAGGACCCGGTCGAGTTCAACTTCGCCGGCATCAACCAGGTGCAGATGCATGACGACATCGGCCTGAACTTCGCGGCGGCGCTGCGCTCCTTCCTCCGCCAGGACCCGGACATCATCATGATTGGTGAGATCCGTGACTTCGAGACGGCGGAGATCGGCGTCAAGGCGGCGCTCACGGGCCACCTGGTGCTCTCCACGCTGCACACCAACGACGCCCCGGGCACGGTGAGCCGTCTGCTCAACATGGGCATCGAGCCCTTCCTCGTGACGGCCTCGCTCAACCTCATCCTGGCCCAGCGTCTGGCGCGCCGCCTGTGCCCGGCGTGCAAGAAGCCGGCGGAGAACGTGGACGAGCAGGCGCTCATCGACGCTGGCGTGCCGCCGGACAAGATTGGCACCTTCACGATGTACGAGAAGGTCGGCTGCCGCGACTGCAACGACCGTGGCTACCGCGGCCGCGTGGCCATCTATGAGGTCATGCCCTTCTGGGACGGCCTCAAGGAGCTGGTCATCAACGGCGCGTCCGCCGCGGAGCTGAAGCAGGAGGCCATCCGCCTGGGCATGAGCAGCCTGCGCATGAGCGGTCTTCGCAAGATGATGGACGGCGCCACCACGTTGGAAGAGGTGGTGGGCAACACCGCCCCGGACCGCTTCTAG
- a CDS encoding bifunctional riboflavin kinase/FAD synthetase produces the protein MKVFPAVADAGRALAGQALALGNFDGVHVGHQALFAEARRHGRAAAFTFNPHPGKVLQPELAPKLITLLPRKLELFEQCGLDAAVVQPFSREYARTPPADFEAALFDALGVAHVVVGSDFTYGSARKGTVETLREAASRRGATVHVVPPVTVDGVVASSSRVREYILEGRVSAARRLLGRPFDLDGTVVSGAGRGRGIGFPTANVDTQNELRPAPGVYAIRVHLPGESKGTWHGGAANIGVKPTFGGTEVTIEAHLLDFAGDLYGKELRVQFLDRLRPEQRFGSVAELTGQIKRDVEAARAVIARAEG, from the coding sequence ATGAAGGTCTTCCCTGCGGTGGCGGACGCGGGCCGGGCGCTGGCAGGACAGGCCCTGGCGCTGGGCAACTTCGACGGTGTGCACGTGGGCCACCAGGCCCTCTTCGCGGAGGCGCGCCGACACGGACGGGCGGCCGCCTTCACCTTCAATCCCCACCCGGGAAAGGTGCTCCAGCCGGAGCTGGCGCCGAAGCTCATCACCCTGCTGCCGCGCAAGCTGGAGCTGTTCGAGCAGTGCGGCCTGGACGCGGCGGTGGTGCAGCCCTTCTCGCGCGAGTACGCGCGCACGCCGCCCGCGGACTTCGAGGCCGCGCTCTTCGACGCGCTCGGCGTGGCGCACGTCGTGGTGGGCAGTGACTTCACCTATGGCTCGGCGCGCAAGGGCACCGTGGAGACGTTGCGCGAGGCGGCGTCCCGGCGCGGCGCCACCGTGCACGTGGTGCCGCCCGTCACGGTGGATGGCGTGGTGGCGTCGTCCTCGAGGGTGCGCGAGTACATCCTGGAGGGGCGGGTGTCCGCGGCCCGCCGGCTGCTGGGCCGGCCCTTCGACCTGGACGGCACGGTGGTGTCGGGGGCGGGGCGGGGGCGGGGCATCGGCTTTCCCACCGCGAACGTGGACACGCAGAACGAGCTGCGCCCCGCACCGGGCGTCTATGCCATCCGCGTCCACCTGCCGGGCGAGTCAAAAGGCACCTGGCACGGGGGCGCGGCGAACATCGGTGTGAAGCCCACCTTTGGCGGCACCGAGGTGACGATTGAGGCGCACCTGCTCGACTTCGCGGGCGACCTGTACGGCAAGGAGCTGCGCGTGCAGTTCCTCGACCGCCTGCGCCCCGAGCAGCGCTTCGGCTCGGTGGCCGAGCTGACGGGGCAGATCAAGCGCGACGTGGAGGCCGCGCGGGCCGTGATTGCGCGCGCGGAGGGCTGA
- the trmB gene encoding tRNA (guanine(46)-N(7))-methyltransferase TrmB, with amino-acid sequence MSRPRLLPEPVGLKFVTLETPPDWDAEFGFSGPLELEIGSGAGGHALEYCRRHPEVRFVAFEWRKKYARDTQERGNKAGLKNLRVIEADARFVVPRIFAPDSLAAIHLQFPDPWWKRSHAKRAVIQPAFAELLYGKLAPGGRFDMRTDVQDRGVTMLAILESAGFKNPLGSGVFHPYDPEEVPSTRERRYLTSGEPVYRARLVKPA; translated from the coding sequence ATGTCCCGTCCCCGCCTGCTGCCCGAGCCCGTCGGCCTCAAGTTCGTCACCCTGGAGACCCCTCCGGATTGGGATGCGGAGTTCGGCTTCAGCGGGCCGCTCGAGCTGGAGATCGGCTCCGGCGCCGGCGGACACGCCCTGGAGTACTGCCGCCGCCACCCCGAGGTGCGCTTCGTCGCCTTCGAGTGGCGCAAGAAGTACGCGCGCGACACCCAGGAGCGCGGCAACAAGGCCGGCCTGAAGAACCTGCGCGTCATCGAAGCCGACGCGCGCTTCGTCGTCCCGCGCATCTTCGCGCCCGACTCGCTCGCGGCCATCCACCTCCAGTTCCCCGACCCCTGGTGGAAGCGCTCCCACGCCAAGCGCGCCGTGATTCAGCCCGCCTTCGCGGAGCTCCTGTACGGCAAGCTCGCACCGGGCGGCCGCTTCGACATGCGCACCGATGTGCAGGACCGGGGCGTGACGATGCTCGCCATCCTGGAATCCGCTGGTTTCAAGAACCCCCTGGGTTCAGGCGTTTTCCATCCTTATGACCCGGAGGAGGTGCCCTCCACGCGCGAGCGCCGCTACCTGACCAGCGGCGAGCCCGTGTACCGGGCGCGGCTAGTGAAGCCTGCCTGA
- a CDS encoding diguanylate cyclase produces MADGERKRTLEVARRASPGADLSGRTVLIVDDDPAHVRHVRDGLAPHGYVFTEAHDGAQALSAIRESRPDLILMDVEMPGLGGVEVCRIIKANGGEDGFGFIPVILMTARQAAGKVEGLELGADDYLVKPFDMLELSARVKSMLRLKALQDALVEKNRELDRANKELAARREELLALSRTDALTGLSNRRAFEERLHEEFARSRRYGAPLSLVMLDIDHFKRINDSFGHPFGDLVLKAVAQTARARLREVDLLARYGGEEFIALLPETGPGDALRVCERVRDAIAGLELEHVGGSGKPECVRLTASLGVATVPSSDLASAEALLRAADASLYAAKGAGRNRVHQHAA; encoded by the coding sequence ATGGCGGATGGCGAACGGAAGAGGACGCTGGAGGTCGCCCGCCGTGCATCCCCCGGAGCGGACCTCAGTGGCCGCACGGTGCTCATCGTGGACGATGACCCGGCGCATGTCCGCCACGTCCGCGACGGGCTGGCCCCTCACGGTTACGTCTTCACCGAGGCCCATGACGGCGCCCAGGCGCTGTCCGCCATCCGCGAGTCCCGCCCCGACCTCATCCTCATGGACGTGGAGATGCCGGGGCTGGGCGGCGTGGAAGTGTGCCGCATCATCAAGGCGAACGGGGGCGAGGACGGCTTCGGCTTCATCCCGGTGATTCTCATGACGGCCCGGCAGGCGGCGGGCAAGGTGGAGGGGCTGGAGCTGGGGGCGGATGACTACCTGGTGAAGCCCTTCGACATGCTCGAGCTGTCGGCCCGCGTGAAGTCCATGCTGCGGCTGAAGGCGCTGCAGGACGCGCTGGTGGAGAAGAACCGCGAGCTGGACCGCGCCAACAAGGAGCTGGCGGCCCGGCGTGAAGAGCTGCTGGCGCTCAGCCGCACGGACGCGCTCACCGGGCTGTCGAACCGGCGCGCCTTCGAGGAGCGGCTGCACGAGGAGTTCGCCCGCTCGCGGCGCTACGGCGCGCCCCTGTCCCTGGTGATGCTGGATATCGACCACTTCAAGCGCATCAACGACAGCTTCGGGCACCCCTTCGGGGACCTGGTGCTGAAGGCCGTGGCCCAGACGGCGCGGGCGCGGCTGCGGGAGGTGGACCTGCTGGCGCGTTATGGCGGCGAGGAGTTCATCGCCCTGCTCCCGGAGACGGGCCCCGGGGATGCGCTCCGGGTCTGCGAACGGGTGCGGGACGCCATCGCCGGCCTGGAGCTGGAGCATGTGGGAGGCAGCGGCAAACCGGAGTGCGTGCGGCTGACCGCGTCATTGGGCGTGGCCACGGTGCCGTCGAGCGACCTGGCGAGCGCGGAGGCGCTGCTGCGGGCCGCCGACGCCAGCCTGTATGCGGCCAAGGGAGCGGGCCGCAATCGCGTCCATCAGCACGCCGCGTGA
- a CDS encoding cupredoxin domain-containing protein: MRQFISRIIKPWLALAATAAMVGITQQGCTKDADAAKAPAVPEKRENGVRVVELSVTEKGYEPSPVNLKKGEPVKLVVTRKTDHTCATEVVMDGYDINTPLPLNEPVEIAFTPKESGKLVYGCAMNKMISGVFMVD; encoded by the coding sequence ATGCGCCAGTTCATCTCCCGCATCATCAAGCCCTGGCTCGCCCTGGCCGCGACGGCCGCCATGGTGGGCATCACCCAGCAGGGCTGCACGAAGGACGCCGACGCGGCGAAGGCGCCCGCGGTCCCCGAGAAGCGGGAGAACGGCGTGCGCGTCGTCGAGCTGTCCGTCACGGAGAAGGGCTACGAGCCCAGCCCCGTGAATCTCAAGAAGGGCGAGCCGGTGAAGCTGGTGGTGACGCGCAAGACGGACCACACCTGCGCCACCGAGGTCGTCATGGACGGCTACGACATCAACACGCCGCTGCCGCTCAACGAGCCGGTGGAGATTGCCTTCACGCCGAAGGAGTCCGGCAAGCTGGTGTACGGCTGCGCCATGAACAAGATGATTTCCGGCGTTTTCATGGTGGACTGA